TATGCGGGCAAGTGTCAGGTGTGGTACAAAAGGGCGTTCTTCTTCCTTGATCCCGTATTTTTTTGCAAAATTCTGAATGCAGGTAACAAGTTCATTGATGGATTTCTGATCAGTCTCTATCACAGTCCATATAACCGATGGATTTTTACTGTTTGGAAACATTCCTATACTTTTCACTACATAGGGTAGAGGTGGGGTAGTGAAACGTAATGTTGCAAATTCAGATTCAATTGCCCGTGCAACGTTGCCCTCACATTCTCCAATAAATTTTAATGTTAAATGATAGAGCGAAGGTTCAACAACTTTAAGTACGTCATTGTATTGTGATAGCGTTGCA
The sequence above is drawn from the Spirochaetota bacterium genome and encodes:
- the thpR gene encoding RNA 2',3'-cyclic phosphodiesterase — its product is MNRLFIALPMDQEIIHNLQPVYATLSQYNDVLKVVEPSLYHLTLKFIGECEGNVARAIESEFATLRFTTPPLPYVVKSIGMFPNSKNPSVIWTVIETDQKSINELVTCIQNFAKKYGIKEEERPFVPHLTLARIRKGRKLTESIHKRLQPFTTLEFGTATFNRVILFSSKLTPQGPIYTELKGINLA